Proteins encoded in a region of the Brevefilum fermentans genome:
- a CDS encoding ABC transporter ATP-binding protein, translating into MLKLIKYIKPYIYNVLAAIVLLFIMGNADLALPDYLSKIVNVGIQQKGIKDAFPQALRSERFEKISLFLSSEEQAVINSAYQQLDPTQDTTLLAEYPVLATEPIYVLAELSKQERGQIEPIMARGMIVTAMIQQMQENPENAANMMGSLPFDPSKIPPGMDLYTIIGMATPEQREQMIDQVRDQFANMPDTLVHQVAATAIEHEYEQMGVNLGRIQTRYILRTGGMMILVSLLAGITSVSVSFLAARTSAGVARDIRKDVFTRVESFSSQEFNNFSTASLITRATNDVTQIQQVTFMVIRMAFFAPILGIGGVIRAIDKSPNMWWIIALAVGMLLLIVNITFFIATPKFKIIQQLIDRLNLVTRENLTGMMVIRAFNKQSFEEKRFDGANRELTRVGLFIHRIMTTMMPLNTLVMSGLQILIIWIGAHQIAQSTLQVGDMMAFLQYSMQIMWAFMMLSMLFIFLPRAAVSGDRIAEVLETENVIKDPQNPASFPQPFTGKVEFKDVYFRYPDAEECVLHGITFTAQPGETTAIIGSTGSGKSTVINLIPRFFDVTQGAVLVDGVDVRDVYQSDLRDKIGYIPQRGILFTGTVESNLRFADQEATEETLRQSIEIAQASEFVFANPEGLQAEISQGGANVSGGQKQRLSIARALVKQPPIFIFDDSFSALDFKTDTALRHALKEETGKSTVLMVTQRVATVKGADQIIVMDQGKIVGKGTHSELMQTCQTYQEIATSQLSMEELA; encoded by the coding sequence ATGCTCAAATTGATTAAATACATCAAACCTTATATTTATAACGTTCTTGCCGCCATTGTCTTACTGTTTATCATGGGCAACGCTGACCTGGCTCTGCCAGATTACCTTTCTAAGATTGTGAATGTCGGCATCCAACAAAAAGGCATTAAAGATGCCTTCCCGCAGGCTCTGCGCAGCGAACGGTTCGAGAAAATCTCTCTCTTTTTATCTTCTGAGGAGCAAGCTGTCATTAATTCAGCCTATCAGCAGCTGGATCCCACGCAGGATACCACCCTGCTGGCAGAATATCCTGTTCTGGCAACCGAGCCAATCTATGTGCTGGCAGAGCTATCGAAGCAGGAGCGGGGTCAAATCGAACCCATCATGGCACGCGGCATGATCGTCACCGCCATGATCCAGCAAATGCAGGAAAACCCTGAAAACGCAGCAAACATGATGGGGAGCCTTCCTTTTGACCCATCCAAAATCCCACCCGGTATGGACCTTTACACAATTATTGGCATGGCAACGCCAGAGCAGCGCGAACAGATGATCGATCAGGTCAGAGATCAATTCGCAAACATGCCTGACACCCTTGTCCATCAAGTTGCAGCCACAGCCATCGAGCACGAATACGAGCAAATGGGCGTCAACCTGGGGCGTATCCAGACCCGTTACATCCTGCGCACTGGCGGGATGATGATCCTGGTTTCTCTATTGGCGGGGATCACCAGCGTATCGGTCAGTTTCCTGGCGGCGCGTACCTCAGCGGGCGTCGCTCGCGATATTCGCAAAGACGTGTTCACCAGGGTGGAATCCTTTTCAAGCCAGGAGTTCAATAATTTTTCCACCGCTTCGCTGATCACCCGCGCAACCAATGATGTGACACAAATCCAGCAGGTCACCTTTATGGTCATACGCATGGCCTTTTTTGCGCCAATTTTGGGCATCGGCGGCGTGATTCGAGCCATAGACAAAAGCCCCAACATGTGGTGGATTATCGCTCTGGCAGTTGGCATGCTTCTGCTGATCGTCAACATCACATTCTTCATTGCCACGCCAAAATTCAAAATCATTCAACAATTGATTGATCGACTCAACCTGGTCACCCGCGAAAACCTGACCGGCATGATGGTCATTCGAGCCTTTAACAAGCAGTCCTTTGAAGAAAAACGGTTTGATGGCGCCAACCGCGAACTCACCCGGGTGGGGCTTTTCATCCATCGAATTATGACCACCATGATGCCGTTGAACACGCTGGTGATGAGCGGGTTGCAAATATTGATTATCTGGATCGGCGCCCACCAAATTGCACAATCCACCCTCCAGGTCGGCGATATGATGGCTTTTCTACAATACAGCATGCAGATCATGTGGGCTTTTATGATGCTTTCCATGTTGTTCATCTTCCTGCCGCGCGCTGCCGTGTCGGGAGACCGTATCGCCGAAGTGTTGGAAACCGAAAATGTGATCAAAGACCCGCAAAACCCTGCATCCTTCCCGCAGCCCTTTACAGGAAAGGTTGAATTCAAAGATGTTTACTTCCGTTATCCCGATGCCGAGGAGTGCGTCTTGCATGGGATCACCTTCACGGCTCAGCCCGGTGAAACCACTGCAATTATTGGATCGACGGGCAGTGGCAAATCCACGGTCATCAACCTGATCCCGCGCTTTTTTGATGTCACCCAGGGGGCGGTGTTGGTCGATGGGGTTGACGTGCGTGACGTTTACCAGAGCGACCTGCGCGACAAAATCGGTTACATCCCTCAACGCGGCATCCTTTTCACCGGAACCGTGGAATCCAACCTGCGTTTTGCTGACCAGGAAGCCACAGAAGAAACGCTGCGCCAAAGCATCGAGATTGCCCAGGCTTCTGAATTTGTGTTTGCCAACCCGGAAGGCTTGCAAGCGGAAATTTCGCAGGGAGGTGCGAATGTCTCCGGCGGACAGAAACAGCGCCTGAGCATCGCCCGGGCACTGGTCAAACAACCGCCCATCTTCATCTTTGATGATAGCTTCTCAGCCCTCGACTTCAAGACGGATACTGCCTTGCGGCATGCCTTAAAAGAGGAAACGGGAAAAAGCACCGTATTGATGGTCACCCAGCGGGTCGCCACCGTAAAAGGAGCAGATCAGATCATCGTCATGGATCAGGGCAAAATTGTAGGCAAAGGAACCCATAGTGAACTGATGCAAACCTGCCAAACCTATCAAGAAATTGCCACATCGCAACTGAGCATGGAGGAGCTGGCATGA
- a CDS encoding MarR family winged helix-turn-helix transcriptional regulator, whose amino-acid sequence MSDQDLFLTALREWVEESMHRSMHAFIRHNRQSSLSLSQTNSLFRLYHHGASPVSDLADHLGVTMAAVSQLLAPLEESGLIQRTEDPEDRRVKMIALTEKGAQTVQEAMRARHAWLDDLAVLITEQDKESILPALSRLNKYSQNLKDGLHHHNTQPAIGKTKTG is encoded by the coding sequence ATGTCTGATCAGGATCTTTTTCTGACCGCCCTGCGAGAATGGGTTGAAGAATCAATGCATCGTTCAATGCATGCCTTCATCCGCCATAACCGGCAGAGCTCCCTCTCGCTTTCGCAAACCAATTCGCTGTTCAGGTTGTATCATCATGGCGCCAGCCCCGTCAGCGACCTGGCAGACCATCTCGGCGTCACCATGGCTGCCGTCAGTCAGCTTTTAGCCCCTCTGGAAGAATCAGGGCTGATCCAGCGCACCGAAGACCCTGAAGACCGCCGGGTGAAAATGATTGCATTGACCGAAAAAGGCGCTCAAACCGTGCAGGAAGCCATGCGAGCCAGGCATGCCTGGCTGGATGATCTGGCTGTTCTGATTACCGAGCAGGATAAAGAAAGCATTTTACCGGCGCTATCAAGGCTGAATAAATATTCACAAAATCTAAAAGATGGGCTTCATCATCACAACACTCAACCCGCCATCGGGAAAACAAAGACCGGTTAG
- a CDS encoding IS256 family transposase has translation MTHQENYNLSTSMIEELAQNGLEVIPELVRVILNNVMQAERSQYLQAKAYERTEDRQGHANGYKPKTVRTRLGDITFAIPQVREGGFYPSALEKGMRSERALLIALAEMYVQGVSTRRVKAITEELMGVEISAMQVSRAAQQLDEVLQEWRERPLGEIQYLYADARYEKVRDAGQVRDAAVLVATGISPEGERQVLGVSVSLSEHETHWKAFLKSLKDRGMHGVKLVISDDHAGLGAARRAVFGSVPWQRCQFHLQQNAGAYVPRQSMRKEVAADIRAMFNAPDKMTAEQYLKVIIEKYARSAPRLSVWMEHNLAEGFTVFDFPLEHRRSIRTTNSLERINKEIRRRTRVVGVFPNEASCLRLISARLMEISEDWQIGKRYCAARSFVC, from the coding sequence ATGACTCACCAAGAAAATTATAACCTATCAACAAGCATGATTGAAGAACTGGCACAAAATGGACTTGAGGTGATCCCTGAGCTGGTCCGGGTTATCCTCAATAATGTGATGCAAGCAGAGCGATCGCAATACTTGCAAGCTAAGGCATACGAGCGTACCGAAGATCGGCAAGGCCACGCTAATGGATACAAACCCAAAACGGTCAGGACCAGGCTTGGCGATATCACCTTTGCCATACCACAAGTGCGAGAAGGTGGTTTTTATCCTTCAGCGCTTGAAAAAGGTATGCGAAGTGAACGAGCCCTGCTGATTGCCTTAGCCGAGATGTACGTACAGGGGGTTTCGACCAGAAGGGTCAAAGCCATCACGGAAGAGCTGATGGGTGTTGAGATATCCGCCATGCAAGTCAGTCGAGCCGCCCAACAGCTGGACGAAGTCTTGCAAGAATGGCGGGAACGACCGCTTGGAGAAATCCAATACTTGTATGCTGATGCTCGCTACGAGAAGGTCAGAGATGCCGGACAAGTGCGTGATGCGGCTGTTTTAGTAGCCACAGGGATCTCTCCAGAGGGAGAAAGACAGGTTTTAGGGGTTTCGGTATCCCTCAGCGAACATGAAACCCATTGGAAGGCATTTTTAAAGAGCTTGAAAGATAGAGGCATGCATGGTGTGAAGTTGGTGATCAGTGATGACCACGCAGGTTTAGGGGCAGCTCGAAGAGCGGTCTTTGGCAGCGTGCCGTGGCAGCGATGTCAATTCCACCTTCAACAAAATGCTGGGGCTTATGTTCCAAGGCAATCGATGCGGAAAGAGGTGGCAGCTGATATCCGGGCCATGTTCAATGCGCCAGATAAAATGACTGCAGAGCAGTATCTCAAGGTGATCATTGAAAAGTATGCTCGTTCTGCACCACGATTATCTGTTTGGATGGAACATAATCTGGCTGAAGGTTTTACTGTTTTCGATTTCCCACTTGAACATCGAAGATCGATCAGAACCACGAACAGCCTGGAAAGGATAAATAAAGAAATTCGTAGAAGAACCAGGGTTGTAGGTGTATTTCCAAACGAAGCTTCTTGTTTGAGACTAATCTCAGCTCGATTGATGGAGATTAGCGAGGATTGGCAAATCGGCAAACGTTATTGCGCTGCCAGGTCATTCGTTTGTTAA
- a CDS encoding endonuclease NucS domain-containing protein: MKSYYRVVLGRQHVYAEKFFNENSIGVYYDIDQDLTDHLPEDWRAFNRQFIPGFMKKLPDKSKIAAGLACGALWTLAKGIAEGDLVLSPDGTGSYMVGEVVGGYRYQPDDPSPHQRPVRWLERRISRTDMSDELSKALIAPGAVSNLTQYAKEIESLIQGITPTDIFTNLPEVENPYLFAMEKHLEDFLIENWRNTPFGSDYDVYEEEGNLIGKQFPTDTGAIDIFAVSKDQKTLLVIELKKGRASDAVVGQILRYMGYVKEELAETDQLVKGVIIGIEDDIRLQRALSMVEGIEFYRYEVDFKLKKV; encoded by the coding sequence ATGAAAAGCTATTATCGGGTGGTCTTGGGCAGGCAGCATGTCTATGCTGAAAAATTTTTCAATGAAAACTCTATTGGTGTTTACTATGATATCGATCAGGATTTAACTGATCACTTGCCGGAAGATTGGCGGGCGTTCAACCGCCAGTTCATACCGGGCTTTATGAAAAAGCTGCCGGATAAAAGTAAGATTGCGGCGGGGCTTGCCTGTGGCGCCCTGTGGACACTTGCCAAAGGCATTGCAGAAGGTGATCTTGTCCTTTCACCAGATGGCACGGGTTCCTATATGGTGGGCGAGGTGGTAGGTGGTTACCGTTACCAACCTGATGACCCATCCCCACATCAACGCCCCGTTCGTTGGCTGGAAAGACGTATATCACGTACAGACATGAGTGACGAACTTAGCAAAGCTTTGATTGCGCCTGGAGCTGTTTCTAACCTTACACAATATGCTAAGGAAATTGAGTCATTAATTCAAGGGATTACTCCGACAGACATTTTCACAAATCTTCCAGAGGTAGAGAATCCTTATTTATTTGCGATGGAAAAGCATCTGGAAGATTTTCTCATTGAAAATTGGCGTAACACACCTTTTGGTAGCGATTACGATGTCTATGAGGAAGAAGGTAACCTAATTGGAAAGCAGTTTCCCACTGATACGGGTGCTATTGACATTTTTGCAGTCAGCAAAGACCAGAAAACATTGTTGGTGATTGAGCTCAAAAAAGGGCGTGCGTCAGATGCAGTTGTTGGGCAAATACTGCGCTATATGGGTTATGTGAAAGAAGAGCTAGCAGAAACTGATCAACTTGTAAAAGGGGTAATTATCGGTATTGAGGATGATATCCGCCTGCAACGTGCGCTTTCGATGGTAGAAGGTATTGAATTCTATCGCTATGAGGTGGATTTTAAGCTAAAGAAGGTGTGA